In Sandaracinaceae bacterium, the DNA window AGCGACTTGCCGCGCAGGATGAGCTGCAGGCGTGCTCGCTCGCGCCGCGTGTAGACCCGGTTCTGGCCCACGCGCTGCGGGGTGAGCAGGCCCTTCTCTTCATAGAAGCGGATGGCGCGGGTGGTGGTGCCCAGGGCGTCGGCCAGCTCGCTGATGCCGAACACCTGGTCCGCCGTGCTCGCGTCGCGGTGTGCGTCCACGAAGCCCGCGGTGTCGTTGCCGCTGGCTCGCTCGCGGGCGGGCTTCTTGGGGCGTGTGGCTCTCTGGCTGCGTGGCTCGGGCATAGCTCACTGACGGAAGCG includes these proteins:
- a CDS encoding MerR family DNA-binding transcriptional regulator, which produces MPEPRSQRATRPKKPARERASGNDTAGFVDAHRDASTADQVFGISELADALGTTTRAIRFYEEKGLLTPQRVGQNRVYTRRERARLQLILRGKSLGLTLRELQEYLDLYGEHGEGRRKQLELAIARSDQMIAELTERRAVLDRTLSEIELIRRVSRERLDALRAGESPKR